The proteins below are encoded in one region of Drosophila santomea strain STO CAGO 1482 chromosome 3R, Prin_Dsan_1.1, whole genome shotgun sequence:
- the LOC120453924 gene encoding UPF0676 protein C1494.01 — MINSKIREDKLETLVSRSAVPIIDLAHCGKSLVHRVGQQLHKAFTEKGIAFLVNHGIAEDKIKAVWDQFDNFLDLPAEIQDRHRRKDGVNYGYVSPGMERFDGSTPELRHAYNVCKLDEQNIPREALPELAEDITTLCTDLKAMSLFIMKAMEVALEIPPSFFVDKHSQMLEGDELNMSTLRMLYYPAIVDDEPGQSEGAIRCGAHVDYGTFTLLAQDSEGGLEVQLPGSEKWERVGHLPGAILINGGELLSIWTKQRYHALPHRVVIPEQELIRTRGRHSIAYFCHPNNSILISPNDLLGEGEAKSEDKVYSAYELIQKKFNDTYGQRSQ; from the exons ATGATAAACAGCAAGATAAGAGAGGACAAGTTGGAAACGCTTGTCTCGCGAAGTGCTGTGCCGATCATCGATCTCGCCCATTGTG GCAAGTCCCTTGTCCATCGGGTTGGTCAGCAACTCCACAAGGCTTTCACCGAGAAGGGAATCGCTTTCCTGGTTAACCATGGCATAGCAGAAGACAAG ATCAAAGCGGTTTGGGATCAATTTGACAACTTCTTGGATCTGCCAGCAGAGATTCAGGATCGTCACAGGCGAAAGGATGGCGTTAATTATGGCTACGTTAGTCCCGGAATGGAGCGATTTGATGGAAGTACTCCAGAGCTGCGTCACGCCTACAATGTGTGCAAGCTGGATGAGCAGAATATTCCAAGGGAAGCACTCCCAGAACTCGCCGAAGACATTACCACACTGTGCACGGACTTGAAGGCCATGTCTCTGTTTATAATGAAGGCCATGGAGGTGGCCCTGGAGATACCGCCATCCTTCTTCGTCGACAAGCACTCCCAGATGTTGGAGGGCGATGAGCTGAACATGAGCACCCTCAGGATGCTCTACTATCCGGCGATTGTGGATGATGAGCCGGGTCAGAGCGAGGGCGCCATTCGTTGCGGTGCCCATGTGGACTATGGCACCTTCACGCTGCTCGCCCAAGATTCCGAAGGTGGCTTGGAGGTGCAGCTGCCGGGCAGCGAGAAGTGGGAACGGGTGGGTCATCTACCTGGCGCCATACTTATAAACGGCGGGGAACTCCTGTCCATTTGGACCAAGCAGCGTTACCACGCCCTG CCTCATCGCGTCGTCATACCTGAACAAGAACTTATAAGAACCCGCGGCAGACACTCCATTGCGTATTTCTGCCATCCCAACAACTCCATCTTGATATCTCCCAACGATCTGTTGGGTGAAGGGGAAGCCAAGAGTGAGGACAA AGTATACAGCGCCTATGAACTGATAcag aaaaagtttaaTGACACCTACGGTCAGCGATCTCAATAA